The DNA window CAAGAAAGTATAAAAAGTATACAAATGTATAAAAAAACAAGCATTAAAAATAAGAGGCTTTTATGAAAACTGGCTATCCTTGCATTAATACTGGTATTGGTTGCACACCCAATACAACGTTTAGATTAGCATCTTATTGTTCCGATAGATTGATAGGTAGTATTACAGAAAATATTGCATGCTTAAAAAAAATCTTAGATTATAACGTTAAAAATAATTTATTATTTTTTAGAATTGGTTCAAGCGTAATTCCCTTCGCTTCGCATGACGTATGCCAATTTGATTGGCTGGAATTTTTCACTCCACAATTTAAAGAACTTGGTCGATATATAAAAAAGCATAACATACGTATTTCTATGCATCCTGATCAATTTATAGTGCTCAATTCTCCTAAAGCAGATGTTGTTGCTCGTAGTATACGAGAGCTTGAATACCATGCTCAATTTCTTGATGCTCTTGAGCTTGATACTACAGCAAAAATACAACTACATGTTGGTGGCGCGTATGGCGATAAAAAGCAAGCTACCAAGCGCTTTGTAGAAACCTATAAACAACTCGATAGCTCTGTTAAGCGACGCTTAGTAATTGAAAACGATGATAGAATTTACTCAGCTCAAGATTGCTTAGCTCTTTATCAAGAAACAGGTGTACCGCTATTATTTGATACATTACACCAAGAAGTACTTAACAACGGTGAAAACCTACTTGAAATTATGACTAAACTCTTTGCAACATGGAGCATAAACGACGGTATACCTATGATAGATTATAGCACTCAAGACCCACAGGGACGCAGAGGCAAACATGCAATAAGTTTAGATAAAGAACATTTTGCTCAATTTATAGAAACTACACGAGACCTTGATTTTGACATAATGCTTGAGCTTAAAGATAAGGAAAAAAATGCTCTACAAGCACTTAAGATACTACAGTGTCTTAGACCTTTAAACAAGAGTGCTTAATTTAGTTAATTAAGTTATCGATTGTATAATTATTAAAATTATTTCAGTACTAATCTATATATAGTAGGTGCTTTTTCTTCAACAAAGCACTCTTTGATTAATTGAGCAAGTTGTAGAATTATTCTTTCTGGTTCGCGCTGCACTAAATTACATAAATCAGTATAATTTAATGTTTCATGTTCTACGAGCATTTTTAAAATTAAACCTCTAATCTGCCTATCAGAACCTTCAAACTTTGATTGCACTGTGTAATGGGCACTTTTGCGGCTTGGATTTTTATGGAGCTTTTTGAGCATAACACCGTAATCCATAAGTGCATAATACCATTGGCGCGCATTAAGAACATCAACCGTTTGTTCTATTAAGGGCATAAGAACTTTATCAGAAACTTGCTCTTGATCTTTAAAAAAGCAATGGATAAATACAGCACGAATATTGGTTTCGATAAACACACTCGATTGATTAAAAGCAAAAGCGCAAATAGAAGCTGCAGTTGCAGGGCCTATGCCTTTAAAAGTCTCCAATACAACTGGATTAGTAGGTATACTGCCACCAAATTCACTTACTACACGTTGAGCAAATGCTTGTAATGCTAAACCCCTTCTATTATAACCAAGACCCTGCCACGCTGTTATAACATCGCGCACAGAAGCTTCTGCAAGAGATTCTAGGGTAGGAAATGTCTGTATAAATTGCTGATATTTTTCTTTAACTCGGTCTGTTTGAGTTTGTTGAAGCATAATTTCCGATACCACTACAAAATAAGGGTTATCGCAATCACGCCAGGCAAATATACGCTTATAAATTGAATAATAATCGTAGATAAGCTTCTTAAAAGCTTCTATACCATCTTGGGTTAATAAACCATTAGATACATACTCAGAAAGATTATCAGAAACTGGATGTGATTGGATGAAATTTAACTGCATACGAGTCTCTAGTTACATAAGATTTATTTATATAAAGTATAGCATACTTAAGCTTTTTTGTAAAAATAAGCCTTTTGCAGAAACTAACTTATTACAATACAATAATAGTAGTTATCAACTATAATTTGAATAAAACTATAGGACAGTTACATGATAAGTTAAACTCAATTCCCTTACCTAAAACAACAGCACGAGCAATTGGACTCCCTTTTGTTTCTGCAGCATTAAGCTTAGGCAAAAGTATAAAAAGCCTTACTAATTTAGATACCGATGACAAAAAGGCTGGCGCTACTATACTTCTATCATCATTAGTGACCATAGCTAGTATCCTCTATTGTGATTATCAAAACCATCCAAAATTTTACTCACATAACTAGTAACATAAAAAGAAGATAAATCATGCAAATAATTAATTTTAATTGGTAATTTAGAAAAAGAAAAAAATGCTCACAATCATGGTACAAGTATTCATACATAGGGCATATGTGACCGGTTGACAAGAGGCAAAACTATTATAAAATTAATATTTAGAGCTTACGAAGTTGACATAGTATTTGGCTCTAAAACATTTAAAACTACGCTAAAAAATAATTGCTAGTTTTAGTAGTTATGATACAACTACTGTAAACAATTAAATAATTTTAACCATTAAGGAACTTATGAAAAAAATCATTTTCGCAATTGCCTGCGCTTCAATAATAACCAACGGTATTTATGCAAAACCTAGGACGCACAAAGAGGCAGTTCAGGGTCCTCAACTATTTATCAAAACCGTAAAAAATGACACACCTTTCAATATTCTTATGGTTGATCGTTTAGCGAGTGATCCCAAAACGAATTCGATTACAATCATTGCGGGTCAAAAAGTTGCCGTTAATTTTCAAGCAAACAGACAGCACGCGGTTTCAATTCGTGGCAGCATGAGTGAAACTATGGCACGTTATGCGCAATATACGTTTATTAAATTGGATACAGATGGTAAGCCAATGGCCAATCAAGAGGTTTACTTAAACCTTAATACTGCGCCAGGAGGAGTTGACAATGGTAGTGGTATTATCTCAGGCATTCGAGGTACACGCGTTTTAAATTTCTACGTAGCTGGTCAAAATGGGGGTTGTAGTATGGAGACTGGGCCATTTAAAAATTCTGTATGCAAGCAAGTTGAGTTTGACTTAAGATTATCTATATCAGAAAAAGATATCGCAGCAAACATTTTCCGTATGTATATCGACAGCGAACGTACCGAAAAATAATTAGACACCAATTACAAACGACTACCGCTGCTCTATTTCTCACTTCATTAGGCACTAGGGCTTGTATTATCTATTGTGATTATAAAAACCATACAAATTTTACCCCATAACTAGTGACATAAAAAAAAGATAAATTATGCAAAGAATTAATTTTAAAAAACTTACTTGTCTTTATATAAATATACTATTGGGAACATCGTCTACCTATTGTATTCAACCTAAAAATTCATATACATATAACATACAAAACGATCTGATTACATTTTCTATACCAGATTCTCTTTTAAGCAATATTAGATCTCAGCTTGATGGATCAAAAATAGGTTCTGCTATAGAAATTTCTTATGCAAATGATCAGACTCTTGCTATAGCCGATTCATCGTTTGAAACGTACAAAAAAGGATTTATTAAGGGCGCGCGTTTTGTAGTTGATTATATAGATTCATGTACTACAGAAATTTCTAGTTTAACAAAATTAGAAATCTTGAAGTATCTTGAGTTAGTACTTGCATCTACAGAAATTAATACTTCTGCAGAAAATAGCTATAACAATGATCATGATGCTTGCAATAGTGCTGACAGTTATACCTTCTATAAAAAAGGATTTTTAGCAGGATATGAGTACATACTCTACTACTTAGAAACGCATACAAAGAGAGAGATAGACAGCCCAACTGCTGCTTTACCTACCACTCAAAAAGCTCGTAAAAAGAGATATAGTTATAGAGCTCAGCTTAAGCTTTCTAATCCATGGCTTAATAATTTTGGGCCATATAATCTCACTCCATTTTCATTGAAGCATAACAACTATAATAAGGGGTTATTACAACCAGTTACCAGTTTCAATAAACCAATCGTAAAAGTAAATAACGAGCAATCTCAGCCATCACCTGTAACCCAAACAACACCTTTAGATAGCAACAAGCTACACAATGGTATTATTAAGGCAAACGTTGGCGCTCATCATTCAACTATTAATCCAATTTTAGTTGAAGCACAGAAAGTAGCACTTTCGTTAAAAAAAATGGTTAACAAGTTATAAAAACTAAAGTTATTACCACGCAATAAAGATAAGCCACAGTAAGAAAACTACTATGGCTTATCTTTATTTTAAACAAAAAAAAAGTTAGAGAAATAATTCTACTATTCTGCTTAAACTTGCAACTAGTTTAACATGCATGTGCGATAAAGCTCTATAATTAACTAACTCTTCTATCTTCAATTTTATATTTCAGTGCATTGATAAAATGGCATTTATTTCTGCATAAATAGTCTTATTGAGAGGCAATGATTAAAACTCATAGAGAGACTTTTTTCAAAAAACTGCTTAATAAAAAATCTAAAAATTATATTGATGTAAAAAACAAAAAACAATAATATAAAAGATGAAATGTCCATAAAGGCGATAGGGTGTAAGCGGTGTGATTTCTTGATAAGAGTGTTTATTTAAAAAATACTTTTCCACGAAAAATAAATTGCTTAAATCACAAAGCATGAATGATATAAACAAATGCATGTATTGACTCATTTATCACATCCTAATAAATAAAATTTTATATAATAGACTATGGGAGCCATAAGCATGCCAATAATGTAGAGCTCATACCAATACCACATATTATACTGGTCCAGTAGCTACACCAAGCCATAATCCACAAAATAATCCTACTGTTTTTGTTGCTGCTAATTGAACTGGTAAGCAATAGTAACGCACAGTCCCAGCAACTGCTGCACCACAAACGGGCCCTGCTATCGCAGAAGTTCCGACTCCTACTGCACCGTAAAAGCCATTAAATACAAAGGTTGTCGCTCCAGCTCCTACAACTACGCCAACAGATGCTCCAATAGGACCATTATGAATCACTATACCATTTTTTGAAACAAGAAAATTCTGATGCTCTTTTACAGAGATAAAATACAATTTTACAGTCTCATTTTTTTGACAAATTCCTTTAATTTTAATGCATGAGCGGTCTTTCATTAAAAGGACGTCCCCAAGACACAGTTGGTCAGCTTGTACCCATTTATAAGGAATAAAAAATCTTTGATCGGGAGTTACTTGAATAATAGTATCGTCTTCAGTTGTAATCTCTATAATTTTATTAGTCTCAATTTCTTCAATAGAATCAATTACTCTTTGTTCAGAAATAAATTCATTATTTAAACAAACTACTTTATCTCCAATTTTAAGAGATTCTATCTCCTTAAGACCTTCTAAAGTATTTACAATAGTTGTTGAAGAAACACCCGCATTGAGGGCATAAATACTAACGATATAACTAACAAGGAATAAGATCTTTTTCATAATTATTTTCTTTCGATTAATCTTTTACATTGTGTACAATTGCTCAAGAACCTATTTTTTTATTGCACCGAAAAATCCGATACTTTAGCATGAAGACGTAAGGTACTTTTAGCTATTAATCAGTGTATACTATAAGTATGTACAAATAAAGACAAAATAGGATTTCTCAAATTTAAAAAAAGAAGCAAAAACAATTCTTTTCGTTATTTTCAAGGTCTTAAGTTAACTAATAACCAAGTATTTTTACCAAAGATAGGTTAAGGTAAGATAAAACAGGCAACAATAAAAAAACGGAAACACTGGCTTATCCATATTGTTTGTCAAATATCTAAGAGATAGTATGCGCTCCCATAAGGAAAAATAAAGCTATTGGTATAGATTTAGAATTACTTTCATTTAAATGAAGGTCATGTTCCCTAGAACTTGATAGAGATCTTAGCGCAAGTATAAATATACGGTCGGCTGGAATATCCGCCCTTAAACCCGTCGAACAAATAGCACCTGCTTACGCGATGAAGCAGGAGTTAACCACTTCTAGGTGAGGTTCAATTATCTATACACACTATTACTAACAATATAATTATTCAGGGATGAAATTTTTCATAAACTAAAGTATAGAGAGCTCCGGAGATTTTCAATACTGGTGCTAATTCTAGTAGTTTAGTATACTTATATAGTTTATTAAACTCCCTTCATGTACAAAATTTAGGATGTGCTATGAAAATACTTACTCACCTCTTCTAAAATATAGCTAAAGCGACTTGTGCGTTTTGCTTATTCCTTTACTATTCATTTTTATCTACCATTTACACACTATTGTTAAAAGTGTAACTATTCAAAGTTCACTATAATCCTCTGCTCGTTTTTATATGAGCAAGCGTATCTACAGGAGTTCTTATGACAAAATATATATTTTCAGCCATATTACTAGCACTAGTAGTCACAGGAGGAGTTATGTTAATGCCTTACTTAAAAGCACAACCCTACGGAACTGTGATCATTCTTAATGGTCCTTCTGCTGCCGGAAAAACCTCTATACAAAAAGAATTTCAGTATCTTATGATGCCAAACCTATGGGTAAAGCTTGGTATTGATAGTTTGTTTGATGGACCAATGCCAACTATTACTATTGAAAATCTCACTTTTTGGCAAAAAGAAAATCCTATTCGTTGGGTTGAGACAAGTAAAGATAAAGATGATAATACAGTTATTTCTTTGCATATTGGAGAGCAAGGCGAAAAAGCTGCCCAAGGCATGAATAGCGCCATTGCTGCTTATGCTAAAACAGGCTGTAATGTTATCGTTGACTATATTGCTTACAAAAAAGAGTGGCTAGATGATTTACGTAGTAAGCTCAGTGGTATTAAAACACATTGGGTTAAAATCGAAATACCACTAGCTACTTTAGAAGAACGAGAAGTTGCTCGCGGAACATCACCTAAAGGTCATGCACGAAGTCACTATGATACAGTTCATTGGGATATACTTTATGATTTTGCTATCAGTTCTGATAAAGAAAGCGCCGTTGACTGCGCAAAGAAAATTAAAAGCACTTTTAAACTTTAACTAAAGTACTAACAATTTAAAGTATTTTTGTTACTGTTGGTATAAGTAAGCTTTAAAACAGTTAACAATCTAAAGAAAGAGTAGTAATGAAGTATTTACCAACAGATGTTAGTAGTTTCAAGGTTATGAGAACCCAAAACTACCTGTATGTGGATAAAACTAAAGACATTTATGACCTCTTTAGTGGTGGCTCTCGTTATTACTTTCTTTCACGGCCACGACGTTTTGGTAAATCTCTTTTAGTATCAACACTCAAAGAATTATTTTCTGGCAATAAAGAGCTCTTTAATGGTTTATGGATAAGCACAAGCAATTATGATTGGCAAAAATACCCCGTTATTCATTTAGACTTTTCAATTATTGATCATGAGACTACTCAAGAGCTTAAATTGAGCATAGATTGGGCATTAGATGAAATTGCTCGAAACTATAACTTAGATATTTCAAAAGCGCCTACATCCGGTGCTAAATTAGTGTTGCTTATTCGTGAGCTCTCTAAAATAAATAAAGTAGTAATTCTTATTGATGAATATGATAAACCATTACTCGATCATCTTCATGATATAAAACGAGCACGAGCACAACGAGCAGCTCTTAAAAGATTTTTTGATGTGCTTAAAGGAATGGACGACTACTTGCGTGCTGTTTTTATTACGGGAGTAAGTAAGTTTTCTAAAACTTCTCTCTTTTCAGGTATAAATAATCTTAATGATATTTCATTGAAACCAGAAAGCGCTACACTTTTAGGCTATACGCAAGAAGAGCTTGAAACCTATTTTATGCCTTATATCCAAGAGATTGCTCAAAGCACTAAAAAAGAAGAATCACACATACTAAAAGATATAAAAATTTGGTACAACGGTTATAGATTTACCAGAGAAAATAAAAAAGTGTATAATCCATTTTCTGTGCTTTATTACCTAAAAGACAAAGACTTAGAAAATTATTGGTTTGAATCAGGAACGCCCTCATTTTTGATTCAGCTTTTAAAAGAGCAGTTCGTTGCTTTAAAAGATTTGAAAGAACTTGAAGTAACACGTGATACCTTAGGCACTTTTGAAATTGAAAATATTCCTCTTACCCCTTTGCTTTTTCAAGCGGGCTATCTTACAATCTCAGATTACAATTCTGATACTAAACGCTTTAAGCTTAATTACCCTAACTATGAAGTTGAAGAATCTTTTAAGAAATATTTAATAGCAACTCTTACTTATAACCAATCAGCCACTGTTGACACAGCTCTTATTCACTTAGTTAAAGCTCTAGAAAACAATCAAATTGATATATTTTGTGAAATACTAAAAAACCTATTTGCTCATATTCCTTACTTACTTCACATAAAAAAAGAGAGTTACTATCATTCATTATTTCAATTTCTTTTTAGCTTGCTATCACTTGAAGCCCAGTCAGAGATTATGACCAATCAAGGTCGAATAGATATGGCTCTTATTACAAAAACACATGTATATATTTTTGAGTTAAAAATTGAAATAAGCGCTCAGAAAGCTCTCGATCAAATAAAAGAACGTAAATATTATGAGCGCTATAATCATTTGAATAAAAATATAATACTTATTGGACTAAGCTTTATAGGCAAAACTAAGCTTTCTCTGGATTATATTTATGAGCAATTAAATTAAAAGAGCTCGAATTAACGAGCTCTTTTTTGTCTTTTATAAACTAAACTTTAGTTAAATGTATGCTGAGCAATAAGATTAAGAATATCTGCTGGTAATTTACTAACGTGATCTGCTTTAGCTTCTTTGTTATCACTTTGGAGTAATTTTACTAATAATGTGCGATTTTTTAAGCATCTATAAGCAATTATTTCCTTTAAAAATTCTGCTACCTCTTGTTTAGGCTCTATAGTTTCAGGAGCAACCCTACCTCCCCTATTACAAGGACGTAAAGCAGCGCTTAAAATGGCCCAGTCGTTATTTTCCTTTATAAGTACAGGAGCTCCTGCTTGCAATAGTAGTTCAACTGCTTTTTTATTGCCTACATAAGCAGCCCAATAAAGAGGAGTGTTATATTGAGGATCAACTATACTACTAGAACCAGGAACAGCAATCATAGCTTCTAATACAGGCTCCATTGTCTTTGATTCATGACTAATTACCTTATATAAAATTTTTTGCTTATGACGTGGATGCATATAATCGGTTATGCGAGCACCTGCTTTTAAAAGGCGCATTATATAATGTATCCGATTATTCTTTTCTTCAATGTATGCTCCTACTCCACGATCTATCGCTTCTAAGTCTATTAGTTTGTCTACAACAAACGCAAGTGGCGAAACACCGAATTTGTCTGGTAAGTTAACATCCACATGAGCATCAATAAGTGCGTCAAATAAAGGTCGATGTTCTAAACGATTAGTATTGATAATCAAATTAAGAAGTATAAAGCCTTCAGGACGACTAGAATCGTGTACAATTCTATTTGGGTTAGCACCGCCTTGTAATGCGTTTATTGCTAAACTTATATTAGCTGGTTCAAAAATTCCACCTGCTACAGCATCTTTAAGTTGCTGATCATAATAGATTTGATTAGCAGACTCTGAACCAAATATAAAAAAATTCTTGGTATAATCCATGCCATGAGAGCATAAAGTAGTAGTTAATGCTAATAAATAAATATATTTTTTCATGTTATCCTCTAACTATTATTGTTTTTTATTACTTATATTAATTTAATAATATAGTTTGAATTTGTCAAATGATAAGCATTATTTCTCAGTACTTACCCTAACTTGAGACTTATTAAAACAAACAAGCCAGGATGTTGGGATATCCTGGCTTGTTTGTTAGCTTTAAACGTATATAAATAAAGTATTAAATGCGACCAATACGAATTTTCGCAAGTTTTTTGCTATTTAAATATTTACGGACAGTAGTTTGCATTTCTTCTAATGTCACTGCAGAAAGAGTCTGAGCACGTGTATCAAAGTAATCAGCAGGCATCTGATAAGTATCTTTAAATAATAACGTAGCTGCAATGTGATAATTAGAGGCAAAATTATCTACAAGCGAGTTAACAACTGCTCGTTGAGCTTCTTCAAACTCAGTTTGCGTTACCGTATCAATTGCTGTATCAATTACATTTTCTATAGCTTTTTCAGCTTCTTTAAGCCTATCATTTGATACAATGGTTTTTACCATAATCATACCTGGTTGCTTGTCTACACGTGCAAGTAGAGAGCCACCAATAGTATAAAATAAGCCTGAACGTTCACGCAAATCAAATAAACGAGAACTCATAGAGCCTAAAATACCACCAGTAAATATCTGATCAAATAACAGTAATTTGTCAAAATCTGGGTTGCTTCTGCTAATTGAAAGACCAACATACAGTAAAACAACCTGATCACGTACTATAGGATAATTAATCTCATGAGCAACTACAGTTTCAAGATTTGAAAAGTCTAAATCTTTTACTTCAGGGCCTTGCCATGTAGACAACATTTCCTCAAGCACTTTTTTAAGATCGTATCTATCAAGATTACCTACAATAACCATACGAGCGGCCTTGGGGCTTATATTGGCTTTATAAAACGAGATAAGATCATCACGTGTTATCTTTTGTATACTTTCTAATGTGCCTAGGCTGTTTTTATGATACGGATGCTGTTTGTAGACAACTTCACGCGCAAGGACACTGGCAAATTGTGCCGGACTATCCCAGTAATAATTAATCTCAGCAACCATTTGAGCGCGTACTTTTTCTATTGCTTGAGGATCAAACAGAGCATTTGAAAGAACTTCATTTAAAAGCTCTAATCCTTTAGGCAAATCTACAGCTAGCATGCTTAAGGTCATTTGTCCTGCATTACTATCAAGCGTCATACCATACGAATCAAGTACATTAGCAAACTCTATTGCTGAGTAGTTTTTAGTACCTTCATTGAGCATATGTGCTACAAACATACCAAGCCCCTGAAGATCTTCTGGGTCATAATAATGTTTGGCTTTAAAATCAACGATAATATCTATTTTTGGCAAATAAGCATTGTCATAGTAAAGCACTTTAAGACCATTGCTTAGATGTAAATTATGAGATGTAGGGAACTTAAATGGCTTAGGTTGATGTACTTCTATAGTATAAACGCATTTACCTTCTTCTACTTCTGCTTGACGTGTTCTGCCAGCCAGTATTTGGCTATCTTCTTGATCGGAAATATCTTGCAACTCATGCCAACGAGGTTTGTCTCGCTCAGCAATGGGCAATACTTTACCTTGATGCATACTGCTTGGTCTTAAATAATTTCCTATAAAATCAACTACTTCTTGAGCTAAATGTTCTTTAGGATAATCAGTATAGGTATAAATATAATTTTCGTTACCTGTAGCTAAAAAGTATTTACCAATACCATACGCTTGCTTATGATTATTTTCTAGAAGTGCTAAGTAGTCTACTTCTGTTTTTTTAACAGCACGCATAACTTCATCTTGGGTAATACCAGAAGCTA is part of the Candidatus Dependentiae bacterium genome and encodes:
- a CDS encoding insulinase family protein; its protein translation is MIENLFTEVVMPSSRVFKQVLPNGLTVLVMPRKTIPKVSTQLWYNVGSKDEKTGEKGIAHLIEHMIFKGTGTLSECDINMITHKLSGSCNAFTSYDYTGYLFDFPSQHWHEALPIMADCMRSSSFKEEFLNSELKAVIQELKMYKDDYASSVIELMISAIFPDHPYHHPIIGYKQDLWSLNRDNLVAFYEHHYVPNNATLVVVGDVEAQEVFEKAHKAFGNIPTAQGYVREQYYHSPDLKNYEVAIYRDITQPIVIVGWIIPGARKAVDYLIDIVSCILGAGKSSRLYKKLVDELELVTELQAFNYDLFDYGVFFIHFQPKNKEDIDTIIAIINQELAQVVASGITQDEVMRAVKKTEVDYLALLENNHKQAYGIGKYFLATGNENYIYTYTDYPKEHLAQEVVDFIGNYLRPSSMHQGKVLPIAERDKPRWHELQDISDQEDSQILAGRTRQAEVEEGKCVYTIEVHQPKPFKFPTSHNLHLSNGLKVLYYDNAYLPKIDIIVDFKAKHYYDPEDLQGLGMFVAHMLNEGTKNYSAIEFANVLDSYGMTLDSNAGQMTLSMLAVDLPKGLELLNEVLSNALFDPQAIEKVRAQMVAEINYYWDSPAQFASVLAREVVYKQHPYHKNSLGTLESIQKITRDDLISFYKANISPKAARMVIVGNLDRYDLKKVLEEMLSTWQGPEVKDLDFSNLETVVAHEINYPIVRDQVVLLYVGLSISRSNPDFDKLLLFDQIFTGGILGSMSSRLFDLRERSGLFYTIGGSLLARVDKQPGMIMVKTIVSNDRLKEAEKAIENVIDTAIDTVTQTEFEEAQRAVVNSLVDNFASNYHIAATLLFKDTYQMPADYFDTRAQTLSAVTLEEMQTTVRKYLNSKKLAKIRIGRI
- a CDS encoding A/G-specific adenine glycosylase, producing MQLNFIQSHPVSDNLSEYVSNGLLTQDGIEAFKKLIYDYYSIYKRIFAWRDCDNPYFVVVSEIMLQQTQTDRVKEKYQQFIQTFPTLESLAEASVRDVITAWQGLGYNRRGLALQAFAQRVVSEFGGSIPTNPVVLETFKGIGPATAASICAFAFNQSSVFIETNIRAVFIHCFFKDQEQVSDKVLMPLIEQTVDVLNARQWYYALMDYGVMLKKLHKNPSRKSAHYTVQSKFEGSDRQIRGLILKMLVEHETLNYTDLCNLVQREPERIILQLAQLIKECFVEEKAPTIYRLVLK
- the uvsE gene encoding UV DNA damage repair endonuclease UvsE, whose translation is MKTGYPCINTGIGCTPNTTFRLASYCSDRLIGSITENIACLKKILDYNVKNNLLFFRIGSSVIPFASHDVCQFDWLEFFTPQFKELGRYIKKHNIRISMHPDQFIVLNSPKADVVARSIRELEYHAQFLDALELDTTAKIQLHVGGAYGDKKQATKRFVETYKQLDSSVKRRLVIENDDRIYSAQDCLALYQETGVPLLFDTLHQEVLNNGENLLEIMTKLFATWSINDGIPMIDYSTQDPQGRRGKHAISLDKEHFAQFIETTRDLDFDIMLELKDKEKNALQALKILQCLRPLNKSA
- a CDS encoding ATP-binding protein — protein: MKYLPTDVSSFKVMRTQNYLYVDKTKDIYDLFSGGSRYYFLSRPRRFGKSLLVSTLKELFSGNKELFNGLWISTSNYDWQKYPVIHLDFSIIDHETTQELKLSIDWALDEIARNYNLDISKAPTSGAKLVLLIRELSKINKVVILIDEYDKPLLDHLHDIKRARAQRAALKRFFDVLKGMDDYLRAVFITGVSKFSKTSLFSGINNLNDISLKPESATLLGYTQEELETYFMPYIQEIAQSTKKEESHILKDIKIWYNGYRFTRENKKVYNPFSVLYYLKDKDLENYWFESGTPSFLIQLLKEQFVALKDLKELEVTRDTLGTFEIENIPLTPLLFQAGYLTISDYNSDTKRFKLNYPNYEVEESFKKYLIATLTYNQSATVDTALIHLVKALENNQIDIFCEILKNLFAHIPYLLHIKKESYYHSLFQFLFSLLSLEAQSEIMTNQGRIDMALITKTHVYIFELKIEISAQKALDQIKERKYYERYNHLNKNIILIGLSFIGKTKLSLDYIYEQLN